The nucleotide window GGAGATCGAGAGGGTGGGACCCATTCCGGGAGAAGAGGAAGAACTGCAGCAGGAGAGGGATCGCCTGCGCTACAGTGAAAAACTGGCGGAACTTGCCCGGGAGGTTGTTGTTAGTTTATCAGAAGGTGATGCAGGTCTGGTTCCTGCTTCTGACCTTTTGAGCCGCGCTGCAGAAAAAACCCATGAAATGGCGCATTACGATAGTTCAGTTGCAGAAATCAGCAGTGCCCTGGAAGAAATCAGGTATAAACTCGAAGATGTGACTGGTTCCCTCCGCCGTTACCACGAAAATCTTGAGTTTGATCCGGGGCGCGCCCGGGAAGTGGAAGAGAGGCTTTACGCTCTAAAAAGTTTAATGCGCAAGTATGGGACCCCCCTCGCTGCAGTGTCTACTTACCGGGATCAGGCTGCCGCCGAGCTGGAAGAACTCCTCTCGGCGCAAAATCGTTCCCGGGCCCTGGCCGGGGAGCGCGAAAAAGTTTTACAGAGGTATCAGGAGGAGGCCCGTATCTTATCAAACATGCGCCGGGAAAGGGGAGCCTGCTTTGTAGAAGCTGTAACAGCGGAGCTGCATAGCCTGGGGATGCATCACGCAAAATTTGATATTATGTGGGAAAAATTGAGCGAACCAACTCCTGCAGGGTATGACTACCTGGAATTTATCTTTAGCGCGAACCCGGGCGAACCCCTGAAGCCTCTGGCCAGGATCGCCTCAGGTGGTGAAATGTCGCGCGTAATGCTCGCATTGAAAGTGATCCTCGCCGAAAATGATGAGATTCCTACGCTTATTTTCGATGAAATAGATACCGGGATCGGAGGCCGAACACTTCAGGCAGTTGGAGAGCGACTTGCGTCTGTGGCGCGCGCAAAGCAGGTTTTATGTGTTACCCATTCTCCTCACATTGCCGGAAGGGGGCAAAGGCATTTTTATATCGAAAAAATTGTTGCGAAAGAAGCCACGCGGACGGTTATACGCTTGCTGGATTACCAGGGGAGAATCGAGGAGTTGGCGCGGATGCTTGGGGGTGCCGATGGCGAAGAAGTAACACGCATTCACGCGGAGCAAATCTTACAGCAGAGCTGACTGTGTATAAAAGACGGAAGATGAGGTTAAGTTAAGAAGCGTGGAGGAAGAGTAGCAGGGGGAGACTAAGGAGTGACAAAAGATGGGATGCGCCCTGTGGAGGCGCAGGCTTCTTAGCCTTCTCCTCTTTATTTTTTTAGGAGCATGCCTTTTTACCCTCTTTTTTCAATCTTTTGTGATGTTTCCTTCCAATTACCGGGTTAGTGTCGGGGAACAGGTAAAATTCAGGAATTTCCTCCCTCACCAAATTTCAACAAAGATCACCGCTTCTGTTTCTCAAGATCCAGAAGGAATGTTAAAATGGCAAAAAGCCCGGTTGACGGAACAAGCGTTTCATCCCTTTCTTGATGAATCTCCAATTGCTGCCCTTCCGGGGCAGGTTCATTTGGAACTTCGTCTCTTTGGAAAATTACCTTTAAAGCGAGTTACGGTTGAAGTAGTTCCTCCCATAAAAGTAGTGCCTGGAGGTCATTCAATCGGAGTGCTTCTTCACACGCAAGGCGTGATGGTTGTTGGCTACGCCGGCATCGCAGACACTTTAGGAAGGCAAATTTGTCCCGCCAGGGAAGCAGGAATTTCCCCTGGAGATATCATCCTCGAAATCGAGAATACTCCAGTCCGGAGTGACGCCCAGGTAAGTTTTTTGATTGATCAACTCGCTCGCAAGAAGGAGGTACTTAATTTTCGAGTAAAACACCAGGGGGCTTTACAAGAATACCAGATAAAACCCATTTTTTGCCAGGAGACGCGGCGTTACCGGATTGGGTTATATGTCCGCGATAGTGCTGCAGGAGTAGGAACTCTGACTTTTTTTGAGCCCAAGACCAAAAAGTATGGAGCACTCGGCCATGTGATTACCGATTCCGAAACGAACCGGTGGTTGGATTTGAGAGATGGAAAAATTGTGAGAGCTACAGTGCAGGGGATCCAGCAAGGCCAGCGGGGGCGGATTGGGGAAAAAGTTGGATTATTCCTTGGTAATGAAAACACTGCGGGAAATATTGACAAAAATACAAAATACGGCATCTTCGGAACACTGACGGAAAATTTAAACAATCCGCTGTTTCCCAAGCCTATTCCTGTTGCCTTGGGCCACCAGGTTCGAGAGGGGCCAGCCCAGTTGCTGACAGTTTTAAATGGGGAGAAAATAGAATCTTTTTCTATCGAAATCCAAAACATTTTTCCGCAACCCCGCCCGGATGGAAAGGCTTTTATCTTGAAGATTACCGATTCCGAACTTTTGAACCGGACCGGCGGGATTGTACAAGGAATGAGCGGGAGCCCAATTATCCAAAATGGAAGGCTGATTGGCGCGGTCACTCACGTTTTTATCAATGATCCTACCCGCGGGTACGGGGTTTTAAGCGAATCGATGTTGGAAGAAGCAGGATTGCTTTTTACGAGGGCCAGGCAGAGCGTACCTGGCCTTTCTTTAACTCTAAATAATTCGACAACCTAAAAAAATTCTCTCTAAAAGGTGCACAGGCAGAAAAATGGGGAATTATTTAGTTCCTTCAAGAACAAGATTCAGCCAGTATTTGCCATTGTTCGAAGAAGGATCTGGTTCCTAAGACGTCGAATCATAACTAACGTGTTTTGGAAATTAAGGGAAAAGTAACTAGGAGGCGAAAGAAATTGAATAAGGCGATTAAAATCCTGATAGTTGATGATAACAGGGAATTTTGCGAAATTTTAAAAGAATACTTTGAGGGACAAAACGACTGCATGGTTTTAGGAGTAGCCCACAATGGGCTGCAGGCGTTGGAACTCCTTGCCCAGGAAATGCCCGATGTAATGATTCTTGACATCATTATGCCCCATCTTGATGGAATTGGTGTATTGGAAAAACTATATCTTGAATATGAGGTACGCCCTCAAGTTATCATTTTAACTGCCTTTGGCCAGGAAGCAATGACTCAGCGGGCGGTGGAATTGGGAGCCAATTATTACATTTTAAAGCCGTTTGATATTGAGGTGTTAGGAAACCGCGTCCGGCAGTTAACCAACGGGGCCGTTCAAGTTTCTACCCCACACCCCAAAATGCGTAATTTAGATGTGGAAGTAACTAATTTGATTCATCAAATGGGGGTACCTGCTCACGTTAAAGGGTACCAGTACCTTCGCGACGCCATTATTCTTGTAATCGGTGAAATGGGTTTACTGGGAGCCGTAACTAAAGAGCTTTACCCGATGATCGCGGAGAAATACAATACAACTCCCAGCCGGGTGGAGCGGGCGATTCGCCATGCCATTGAGCTGGCCTGGGACCGGGGTAACGTAGAATTGATGAACAAGTTTTTCGGGTATACAATAGATGTTGATCGGGGAAAACCGACCAATTCAGAGTTTATTGCGATGGTTGCGGACCGGCTCAGGATTGGGGCTAAGGTAAGTTAATGAAATTTAAATTTGACAGAATTCTTGCGCTTGAACAGACCTTGCATTAAAATTTAAATGGAGTATGAAATTGGTAGCGGGGTAGTAAGAAATGGTGATCAGGGGAAAGGCGAAAGTAGACAAACGCACGAAGAACCTTGTTAAACGCTTACGGCCCCACGAAATTGCCGTGATTGATCATGAAGATCTCGACGATGTTGCAGCTCAGAGTTTAATTAACTGCCGACCGCGTGCCGTAATTAATGTTAGTTCCTCAATTACGGGAAAGTATCCTAACACGGGGCCCCTTTCCCTCCTCAAGGCAGGGATTCCCCTGATTGACGAAGCTGGTTATGCTGTAATTGAAGAGGTTCGTGATGGTGACGAAATCCTTCTCTGTTCCGATGGAATCTACCGGGATGGGAAACGCATCGGAAATGGAACGTGGCTTTCCGAAGCTGTGGTACGGGAAAAAATGGAAGCCACCCAGGAGAATTTAAAAAAAGAACTGGTCAAGTTTGTGGAAAATACTCTCACCTATGCCCAGCATGAACAGGGGTTGATCCTGGGGGAATATCCTGTTCCAGCGCTCCGTGTTAGTTTTCGTGGTCACCATGCCTTGATCGTGGTTCGAGGACAGGGATACCGGGAGGATATTCTGGCCATCAAACCTTATATTGACGAAGTGAAACCGGTATTGGTAGGTGTGGACGGGGGAGCCGATGCTTTACTCGAGCTTGGTTATCTCCCGGATCTTATTATTGGAGATATGGATAGCGTTTCCGACCGGGCTCTGCAGTCGGGGGCGGAAATTGTCGTCCACGCATATCCTGATGGAAATGCCCCCGGCCTTAAGAGAATTCAAGAATTAGGCCTGGAAGCAGTACTTTTCCCGGCTCCAGGTACAAGTGAAGACATCGCACTCCTGCTGGCTTATGAAAAGGGGGCTGAATTAATTGTAGCCGTAGGAACGCACTCAAATATGATCGATTTTCTGGAAAAAGGCCGTCCCGGGATGGCCAGCACTTTTTTAGTACGGCTTAAAGTGGGCTCGATTTTAGTAGATGCTAAAGGAGTAAGTAAACTTTACCGGCAGAACTTGCTTTTCCGGCACGTTGCTGAACTCTTTTTGGCTGCGTTGATCCCCCTTGTTGTTGTTGCTGCTGTTTCACCGGCAATGAGGCAGTTCTTTCAACTTCTCATTATTCAATTAAAACTTTTGCTCCGTATTTAAGCCAAAAAAGAGGGGGGTATTTTTTTGATCATTGATTTAAAATACCACATTGCTTCCCTGGTAGCAGTTTTTCTGGCCTTGGGGATCGGGATTTTAATCGGAACCACCATGATCGGAAGCGACGTTATCATGAAGCAGCAGGAACGTCTGGTGGCGAACCTCCAGCAGGAATTTGTTTCCCTCCGGGAAGAAAACCGGCGGACCGCTGAGGCCCTTGCAGTAATGCAGGCAGATTCGGCATATCAACAGCAGTTCAACCGGGAGGTACTTCCAATTCTTATCCAGGAAAAACTGAAGGAACGAAAAGTAGCCTTAGTGGATTTAAATTACCGGAAAGAGCACGACGGGTTGGTAAACGTGCTCCGGCTGGCGGGAGCCGAGGTGGAGTCCGCAACCGTAGTAAATTTAAACATGCTCAAAAATCCTGAAACCAGCAACCGGGTTGCGGTTTTTTTAGGTAAAGAAAGAGAAACCCCCCCGGAGAGGTATTTACCTGAGTTCGCCCGTTATCTTGCGAGAGCACTGGTTACGGGTGAGGCTTCAGAGTTTGCCGATTTTTTAGAAGAACAGGGCATCGTGAAAATTTCTGGAACCTGCGGAGAACCGCTTCAAGATATTGTCCTCATTGGCGGAAGCAACAGTAAAGAGCAGGATTATGCGAAGTCCTTCGATCTCGTTCTTGTGAAAGCGTGGCAAAACTACGGGCTCCGTGTTTTTGGAGTTGAAGATAGCCAGGTACCTGTTTCTTATATGCGTTATTATCAAAGCGCGCGTTTAACAACCGTAGATAATATTGATACAATCTACGGTCAGGTTGCCCTGGTACGTGCGATGGGAGGTTATCCCGGACATTACGGGATTAAACAAACTGCCGAAGCCTTTATTCCTCCTTTATAAAAGGGGGCATCCTCTTGCTTTCTGTATTAATTCCGGCTTACAACGAGGGGAAGGTCATCGACAAAACAGTAAGCGCCACCTGGCAGGTAAAAGGGGTTCGCCAGGTACTTGTAATAGATGACGGGTCTCAGGACGATACTGCAGCCCGGGCAGCAGCGGCAGGAGCCGAGGTACTCCGGCTTCCCCTGAACGTCGGAAAGGGGGGAGCTTTAAATCAAGGGGTGCCCCGGCTTACACAACCCGTCGTTGCCTTGCTTGACGGAGATTTAGGAGAGAGCGCCCGGGAGTTAGAGAAACTTGCTGGGCCGGTTCTGGAGGAACGAGCCGATTTAACCATCGCCTCTTTTCCTCCTGCTCCCGGAGTGGGCGGATTTGGAATTGTGAAGGGGCTGGCTCGCGCTGGCATTTATCTCATGACGGGCTTAAAGTTAAGCGCTCCTTTATCGGGCCAGCGCGTGATGAAGAAGGCGGTTTTGGAAGCGGTCTTTCCTTTCGCGGGAGGTTACGGAGTAGAGGTGGCAATGACGGTAGAGGCGGCGCGCCGGGGGTTCCGGATCATGGAAGTGCCTACAAGCATGCGACACCGCTTCACAGGGAGGAATTGGGCAGGGTTTTGCCACCGGGGAAAACAATTCTGGCATGTCTTTTGGGCGTTACTCAAGGCAACAAGGCTGAGGTGAAGAGTGTGAAATTTATCCTGGGAGGTGGGGTTGGGTTTTTATTGACCTTTCTGTTGCTTCCCCCGTTTTTTAATTTTCTTCAGGAGAACGGAGCAACCAGACCCAATTACAAAGGAAGTCAGGTTCCTACAGGGATGGGTATTGTTTTTATACCCGTTTATTTCATAACAGCGTTACTGATGTTCAAATGGTACCCGGCAAAACTGCTCTTTTCATTTCTGCTGGGAATTGTTTTTTTCGGTTTCCTGGGGATTGTTGACGATCTGTTAGGTTCCCGCGGCAGCAGGGGGATGAGGGGTCACTTTGGCTCCCTTTTGCGGGGAAAGCTCACAACCGGAGCCTTGAAAGCCCTGGGCGGCGGAATCGGAGCCCTCTTGATTGCAGTGGTTAGTTTACCGTTACGGCCCTGGTGGGAGGTTTTGACGGGCGCTATTTTAATGGCACTCAGTGCAAATACCATCAATCTCTTTGATTTACGACCAGGGCGGGCAATTAAAGTTTTTTTTCTCTGGTTTTTCATCCTCTTCGGGGCAGCAGGGAACAGGAGCCCTCTTTTTTCCCTTGTTCCCCTGGCCGGAGGTCTTATTGCCTATGCCCCGTATGACTTCAAAGCAAAAGGAATGTTAGGCGATACAGGAGCCAACCTTTTAGGGATTAGCCTGGGGATGGTTACTGTTTGGTCCTTTTCTTTTTCCGTCCAGCTCGCTGTACTGGGGTTTTTGGTTTTACTTCATCTTTTTACAGAAAGGTATTCTCTCTCTGAAATTATCGAGCGAAATCGCTTGCTGCGCTTTTTAGATCACTTAGGGCGAACCGATATCAAATAGGGGAGGTTGTCTGAGTGGAACAGCAGTCTGTGGCAGTTAACGAAGAAAGGCTGAGACGGGAGTTTATCAGGCTTGCGGAGATTTCTTCTCCGTCGTTCCGGGAAGGTGCTTTACGGGATTATCTTTCCCGCCGCCTTACAAAGCTGGGTCTTGAGTTCGAAGAAGATGAGACCGGAGCAAAAATCGGGGGTGATTGCGGAAATATCCTGGCGCGCCTACCGGGCGAAGAGAAATATCCCCCCCTCTTTTTTTGTGTCCACATGGATACCGTGGAACCGGCCACGGGGATCAAGGTCGTTTTCCAGGATGGAGTTTTTCGCAGCGAGGGAAATACGATCCTCGGCGGTGATGATAAAGCGGGGATTGCCGCGATTCTGGAAGTTCTCGAGTTGCTCCGGGCGACCCGGGTTCCTCACGGCTCTCTGGAAATCATTTTTACGGTTGGGGAAGAACAGGGTCTTTTAGGAAGCAAAAATTTTGATTTTTCTAAAATTAAGGCAAAATTCGGCTATGTTCTTGACAGTAGCGGCCCGCCGGGGACGGTGATCGTTGCCGCTCCCGCCCAAAATAAGCTTGATATTACGGTAAAGGGGCGTGCCGCCCACGCCGGAATTGACCCGGAACGGGGGATAAATGCCATCCAGGTGGCGGGGCAGTGTCTTGCGCAACTTCGTCTTGGAAGAATCGACGCCGAAACTACGGCAAACATTGGCATCATTAAAGGGGGCAAGGCTACAAATATTGTACCGGATCACGTCTACATCCAGGGCGAGGTGAGAAGTATTGACAGGAAAAAGATGGATGCTCTCACCAGGGAAATTATTGCGACCTTCACGCGGGTCTCGGAAAATAATGGTGCTAAAAGTGAGGTTAAAGTAGAGCTTCTTTACCCGGAATTCCGTCTCGATGCGGAACTCCCGCTTCTCAAATACGCGGCATCTGCCGCTCGGAACGCCAATTTACCAGTACGCTTTGAGAGGAGCGGGGGCGGGAGTGACGCCAATATCTTCAATGCGGCAGGAATTCCTGCGGCGAACCTGAGCATCGGAATGCAACAGGTACATACAACCGAGGAGTACCTGAATCTGCAGGATTTAGTAGCAGATGTCCGCTGGCTCTGGGAAATCATTAAAGCCGCTGCAGCCGGGAAGGAGTAAGGGTTTTGATCTGGTGGAGAAAAGGCAAAATCACGCGGATCCTTCGCTCTGATGCCGACCTGCAGGAGGTGGAAGTGGGGCTGGAGGGTGGCTGCTGCCCGGCGTGGAACTATCCGGGTTTAACGGGAGAGGTGCGTCCAGGTGACGAAGTGTATTTAAACACAACCGCGGTAGAATTAGGTTTAGGGAGCGGGGGGTACCACTATGTAATCGCAAACCTCAGCCGTCTCCCACTCGATCCCCCCAAAAACGGCCACATTATGAAACTCCGCTATACTCCTTTTCAGTTGAAGGTATTGAGTGTAGAGGAAGAAGGGAGTCCTTACCGCGCCGCAGTCGAGGAATTTACTTCACTTGCCGGCACCCCGGTGGTCGTTGGAACCCTGCACAGCATGCTCGCTCCGGCTGCTGCCGGATGCAGAGTCACGGCAGGAGAGGGGGTTCGGATTGGATATATTATGACCGATGGTGCTGCCCTGCCTGTATTTTTGAGTAAAACGGTCCGCGCCTTAAAAGCTGCCGGATTGCTGGTGGGGACCGTGACGGTTGGGCATGCCTTTGGCGGAGATCTCGAGGCGGTAAATATTTACTCGGGCTTAATTGCAGCATCTGTCGCTTTGAAAGCCGATGTCATCATCATTACGATGGGACCGGGGATTGTCGGAACAGGGACGAAGTGGGGAACAACTGCCCTGGAACAGGGAGAAATTATTAATGCCGTGAATATTTTAGGAGGAAGGGCAGTTGCGGTTCCCCGCCTCAGCTTTGCGGACCCGCGCTCCCGGCATCGGGGGATAAGTCATCATACCCTGACAGCTCTGGGGCAGGTGGCGCTGACCCCGGCCCTGGTTGCCTTGCCCGAAATACCTCCCGGGGAGTTAGCTGTAATTGAGAAGCAGTTGAAAGAAGGGGGTATTTCCGACCGGCATCAGGTTCTGGTCAGGGACGGGAAACCGGCTCTGAAGTACCTGGCGCAGCACGGGATTCAGGCGCGCAGTATGGGGAGGGGGCCGGATGATGACCCCGTCTTCTTTCTTGCCGCCGGAGCGGCAGGGCGGGTTGCCGCAGAGCTGTTAAAAGAGCCTCAACAAGGGGAAGTTTCGAGAAGAATAAAGAACTAAGGTGAGAAGGCGGATGGATCGAAAGCTCGAAGAGAAAACGATCGCTTCTCAGGAAATTTTTCAAGGAAAAATCATTAAAGTGCGGGTTGACACGGTTTTGCTTCCCGACGGGGGCAAGGCGACCCGGGAGGTAGTGGAGCACCCCGGTGCGGTAGCCGTAATCCCCGTCAGCGATCAAAACGAAGTGATTATGGTGCGCCAGTTTCGCCAGCCGACAGGGGAAATTCTTTTGGAATTGCCTGCGGGAAAAAGGGATCAGGAGGAATCCCCCCTTGTTTGTGCCCGGCGCGAGCTGGAGGAAGAAACAGGTTACCGCGCCCGCGAATGGAAGACTCTTTTTTCTTTCTTTACAACACCCGGTTTCAGTAACGAACTGTTATCCCTCGTACTTGCCCGGGGTTTGGAAAAGGGGGAGGCCCGGCCCGAAGGGGAAGAGTTTCTGGAGGTAGTGGCTGTCCCCCTGGATCGCGCCCGGCAAATGGTATTGCAGGGGGAAATCAAAGATGCGAAAACAATCATCGGAATTCTTGCCCTGAGTATTCCGGGAGAAGAAAAGAATGCTTTTTGAATACTTCGGCGATCTTCACGTGCACATTGGCCGCACCCAAGAAGGTTTCCCCGTTAAGGTAACTGCGGCCCGCAACCAGGTTGCTACGGGAAAGTATCGCGGTAGACTTCAATCCCTTGCTTGCAGGTGGATTCTCAGAATCTGGTTGCCTGTTTCCCCTGAAAGGGGACTTCCCGGCGGGAAAAGCTCAAAAAGGAGTTTGGTTTTTGGTTATGGGAAACTGGAAGCAATCCGGGAAAGTTTTGACACTCGCCGCCGATGCCAGCGGTGCTTACCAGGCCGCGCTGGCCGGGCAGGCGGTATTGGTTGTTGATGTCATTGATATGGGAACAACTCTTGAGGCTGCCCTTCGTTCCGGGGCGCACCTGGTTTTGGGAGCCAGCCCCACACCCTGCAAGGCTCCGGTTCCTGTAAACCCTCGCGCCGTTGGCAGGTATGCCGCCCGGGAAGCACGAAAGCATAAATCCAGAATTGTTTTAATTGCCGAACCCCGGGTTGGGCAGGAGGAGGAGCGTATGGTTCAGGTAGCTGGCGTCCTGGAAGGACTCAAAGAAGAGGGAGTGGAGCCCCGCGGGATCTATCCCAATCTCGGTGCAGAGACGGTGAAGCTTGTAGATTTCGGGGGCTGTATTGTGGTTGCGGTTTCTGCATGCGGGGGCACGGCCTTTGACGCCGCTTTTAACGCCGGGGCCCCCGTGGTGACGGGAACCGTGGCCCGCACCTTGGGACGCACGGGTTGGGAGAACGCGGAGTCGGCGGTCGAAAGGGCCCTCCGGTTAGTGGAAGAGGAGAAATGCGGTCTTTGTGTTGTTGCTTCCAGCAGTAAATCTCTGGAAGATGTGCTGGCAGCCCAATATTTCTACCAGCGGATCCTGGCAGGGGGCTTCGTTTCTTTTCGATTTTAACCTTCCCGCCGGAAGTGACAAAGGTGAACCCCTCCGGCACTTCGAGGATGATATTATCTCGTGCGTTGGCTTTGGAAGCGGCTGATCGCTTCTCAACCGTGGGAACCACGGGAAGTTACGCCTGTGGAACTAACCTGTTCGGGTTACAATGAAGCAGGAAGCCCCTCCCGTGAGAGGGAGGTAGTTTGCTCTTTTGAAGGAGTATTGAGTGATGGCGGATAATAAGTGGCGGATCTTAACGGCCGTTTTAATCGGAACGATCATGGGGCCGCTCGATGCCAGCGTTGTTTACATTGCCATGCCGGCGATCGCTCAGGTTTTTGAGGTCGAACCTGCGCTGGTGGGTTGGGTCTCAATATCCTATTTACTCGTTCTGGGAAGCTTTCTTTTATCCTTTGGCCGTCTGGGTGACATCTTTGGATTTAAAAAGATTTACCTGCGGGGCCTGCTCCTTTTCGTGGTAACTTCGGCTCTCTGCGGGGTGGCTGTCAATTTACAAACTTTAATTGTTTTTCGCGTCCTCCAGGCGGTTGGAGCAGGGATGATTATGGCGATGGGCCCCGCAATTGTCACTGCTGCCTTTCCTCCCACGGAGCGGGGGAAGGCATTGGGTTTGATCGGGATGGCGGTTGCTGTTGGTTTGGCTTTAGGGCCGAGTTTAGGCGGTTTATTGACTGAATGGGTTGGGTGGCGAGCAATTTTTTTTCTGAATATCCCGGTCGGGACTGCTGCCTACCTTTGGGGCTGGCGCGTGCTTTCGGAATTTTCCGGCACTGCAAGGCAACGATTTGACGGGTTGGGTTCTCTCCTTGCTTTTATAAGTTTGGCTACACTTCTTTTTGCGGTAAGCCGCGGCGGGGAGATGGGGTGGTCGTGGCAATTTTTTATCCTGCTTGGTCTAGGAATCATTTCGGGAGCCTTGTTTATCCTGTTTGAAAAAAAATGCCCGGAACCGATGCTCGATTTAAATTTATTTAGAAGCAGCGTTTTTTCTGCGGGGAATGGTGCCGCGCTGCTTAATTTCATGACGCAATACGTAATCGTCTTTCTCACCCCCTTTTTTCTGCAGCGCGTGCTGGGTTATTCACCGGGTCAGGCAGGTGCTGTGATGACAGCGTTTCCCTTTACTGTTCTGGTGATCGCACCCCTCGCGGGAGCCCTTTCGGATCGGATCGGGCAGCGGGGACCTGCTCTTTTG belongs to Bacillota bacterium and includes:
- the recN gene encoding DNA repair protein RecN, whose translation is MLVQLSIDNLALIEKIDLVLGPGLNVLTGETGAGKSIVVDAMGILVGGRASSEQVRTGAEKALVEGYFDCTSYPHIPERLAELGLPVSEDGSLLLARELVRGGRSLCRVNGRIVPLAIYRALGELLVDLHGQHEHQSLLKTDRHRELLDRFAGSEVLKQRSLVENLYQQLTVLKKEEQKQHLDEKEISRRVDYLRYAIEEIERVGPIPGEEEELQQERDRLRYSEKLAELAREVVVSLSEGDAGLVPASDLLSRAAEKTHEMAHYDSSVAEISSALEEIRYKLEDVTGSLRRYHENLEFDPGRAREVEERLYALKSLMRKYGTPLAAVSTYRDQAAAELEELLSAQNRSRALAGEREKVLQRYQEEARILSNMRRERGACFVEAVTAELHSLGMHHAKFDIMWEKLSEPTPAGYDYLEFIFSANPGEPLKPLARIASGGEMSRVMLALKVILAENDEIPTLIFDEIDTGIGGRTLQAVGERLASVARAKQVLCVTHSPHIAGRGQRHFYIEKIVAKEATRTVIRLLDYQGRIEELARMLGGADGEEVTRIHAEQILQQS
- the spoIVB gene encoding SpoIVB peptidase is translated as MGCALWRRRLLSLLLFIFLGACLFTLFFQSFVMFPSNYRVSVGEQVKFRNFLPHQISTKITASVSQDPEGMLKWQKARLTEQAFHPFLDESPIAALPGQVHLELRLFGKLPLKRVTVEVVPPIKVVPGGHSIGVLLHTQGVMVVGYAGIADTLGRQICPAREAGISPGDIILEIENTPVRSDAQVSFLIDQLARKKEVLNFRVKHQGALQEYQIKPIFCQETRRYRIGLYVRDSAAGVGTLTFFEPKTKKYGALGHVITDSETNRWLDLRDGKIVRATVQGIQQGQRGRIGEKVGLFLGNENTAGNIDKNTKYGIFGTLTENLNNPLFPKPIPVALGHQVREGPAQLLTVLNGEKIESFSIEIQNIFPQPRPDGKAFILKITDSELLNRTGGIVQGMSGSPIIQNGRLIGAVTHVFINDPTRGYGVLSESMLEEAGLLFTRARQSVPGLSLTLNNSTT
- the spo0A gene encoding sporulation transcription factor Spo0A, translating into MNKAIKILIVDDNREFCEILKEYFEGQNDCMVLGVAHNGLQALELLAQEMPDVMILDIIMPHLDGIGVLEKLYLEYEVRPQVIILTAFGQEAMTQRAVELGANYYILKPFDIEVLGNRVRQLTNGAVQVSTPHPKMRNLDVEVTNLIHQMGVPAHVKGYQYLRDAIILVIGEMGLLGAVTKELYPMIAEKYNTTPSRVERAIRHAIELAWDRGNVELMNKFFGYTIDVDRGKPTNSEFIAMVADRLRIGAKVS
- the steA gene encoding putative cytokinetic ring protein SteA — its product is MVIRGKAKVDKRTKNLVKRLRPHEIAVIDHEDLDDVAAQSLINCRPRAVINVSSSITGKYPNTGPLSLLKAGIPLIDEAGYAVIEEVRDGDEILLCSDGIYRDGKRIGNGTWLSEAVVREKMEATQENLKKELVKFVENTLTYAQHEQGLILGEYPVPALRVSFRGHHALIVVRGQGYREDILAIKPYIDEVKPVLVGVDGGADALLELGYLPDLIIGDMDSVSDRALQSGAEIVVHAYPDGNAPGLKRIQELGLEAVLFPAPGTSEDIALLLAYEKGAELIVAVGTHSNMIDFLEKGRPGMASTFLVRLKVGSILVDAKGVSKLYRQNLLFRHVAELFLAALIPLVVVAAVSPAMRQFFQLLIIQLKLLLRI
- a CDS encoding copper transporter yields the protein MIIDLKYHIASLVAVFLALGIGILIGTTMIGSDVIMKQQERLVANLQQEFVSLREENRRTAEALAVMQADSAYQQQFNREVLPILIQEKLKERKVALVDLNYRKEHDGLVNVLRLAGAEVESATVVNLNMLKNPETSNRVAVFLGKERETPPERYLPEFARYLARALVTGEASEFADFLEEQGIVKISGTCGEPLQDIVLIGGSNSKEQDYAKSFDLVLVKAWQNYGLRVFGVEDSQVPVSYMRYYQSARLTTVDNIDTIYGQVALVRAMGGYPGHYGIKQTAEAFIPPL
- a CDS encoding glycosyltransferase family 2 protein, with translation MLSVLIPAYNEGKVIDKTVSATWQVKGVRQVLVIDDGSQDDTAARAAAAGAEVLRLPLNVGKGGALNQGVPRLTQPVVALLDGDLGESARELEKLAGPVLEERADLTIASFPPAPGVGGFGIVKGLARAGIYLMTGLKLSAPLSGQRVMKKAVLEAVFPFAGGYGVEVAMTVEAARRGFRIMEVPTSMRHRFTGRNWAGFCHRGKQFWHVFWALLKATRLR
- a CDS encoding M20/M25/M40 family metallo-hydrolase is translated as MEQQSVAVNEERLRREFIRLAEISSPSFREGALRDYLSRRLTKLGLEFEEDETGAKIGGDCGNILARLPGEEKYPPLFFCVHMDTVEPATGIKVVFQDGVFRSEGNTILGGDDKAGIAAILEVLELLRATRVPHGSLEIIFTVGEEQGLLGSKNFDFSKIKAKFGYVLDSSGPPGTVIVAAPAQNKLDITVKGRAAHAGIDPERGINAIQVAGQCLAQLRLGRIDAETTANIGIIKGGKATNIVPDHVYIQGEVRSIDRKKMDALTREIIATFTRVSENNGAKSEVKVELLYPEFRLDAELPLLKYAASAARNANLPVRFERSGGGSDANIFNAAGIPAANLSIGMQQVHTTEEYLNLQDLVADVRWLWEIIKAAAAGKE
- a CDS encoding DUF3866 family protein, producing the protein MIWWRKGKITRILRSDADLQEVEVGLEGGCCPAWNYPGLTGEVRPGDEVYLNTTAVELGLGSGGYHYVIANLSRLPLDPPKNGHIMKLRYTPFQLKVLSVEEEGSPYRAAVEEFTSLAGTPVVVGTLHSMLAPAAAGCRVTAGEGVRIGYIMTDGAALPVFLSKTVRALKAAGLLVGTVTVGHAFGGDLEAVNIYSGLIAASVALKADVIIITMGPGIVGTGTKWGTTALEQGEIINAVNILGGRAVAVPRLSFADPRSRHRGISHHTLTALGQVALTPALVALPEIPPGELAVIEKQLKEGGISDRHQVLVRDGKPALKYLAQHGIQARSMGRGPDDDPVFFLAAGAAGRVAAELLKEPQQGEVSRRIKN
- a CDS encoding NUDIX hydrolase, with translation MDRKLEEKTIASQEIFQGKIIKVRVDTVLLPDGGKATREVVEHPGAVAVIPVSDQNEVIMVRQFRQPTGEILLELPAGKRDQEESPLVCARRELEEETGYRAREWKTLFSFFTTPGFSNELLSLVLARGLEKGEARPEGEEFLEVVAVPLDRARQMVLQGEIKDAKTIIGILALSIPGEEKNAF